The stretch of DNA TAATTATAGATAGTAGCAGATTACGCGCAATTTCGTTGCAGATTTACTGTATGCTGAAGCTACGCGATCGCACTGCCGCTATAAAGAAGTTCTAGGAGTTAGCGAGAGCAATTATTCTAGCTGTTGGTGTTGCTGGCAAATGCACTTTTCTAAAATACTCATCGCCAATCGGGGAGAAATTGCCCTGCGGATCATCCGTGCTTGTGAAGAAATGGGAATTGCGACCGTTGCGGTTCATTCGACCGTCGATCGCGATTCCCTCCACGTCCAACTAGCAGATGAGGCGGTATGCATCGGCGAGGCTCCGAGTAGCAAAAGTTATCTCAATATTCCCCGCATTATCGCCGCAGCTTTAACGCGCAATGCGACGGCGATTCACCCTGGGTACGGATTTTTAGCCGAAAATGCCCGATTTGCAGAGATTTGTGCGGATCATCAAATTACATTTATTGGTCCCTCACCCGAAGCAATTCGCGCTATGGGCGATAAATCAACAGCGAAAGAAACGATGATTCGCGCCGGCGTACCGATTGTCCCTGGTAGCGATGGATTACTCAAAGACGAACTCGAAGCAAGTGCGATCGCGCGTCAAATTGGCTATCCGGTAATCGTCAAAGCAACAGCAGGGGGAGGCGGACGTGGCATGCGTCTTGTCCGCGACGACAGTGAAATCACTAAACTCTTTTTAGCCGCTCAAGGCGAAGCAGAAGCTGCTTTTGGTAATCCTGGCTTATACCTGGAAAAATTTATCGAACGTCCGCGTCATATCGAATTTCAAATTCTCGCAGATAGCTACGGCAACGTCATTCACCTTGGCGAACGCGATTGTTCGATTCAACGCCGTCACCAAAAATTATTAGAAGAAGCACCTAGCCCCGCACTCACTCCTGAACTCCGCGAAAAAATGGGAGAAGCTGCAGTTAAAGCTGCGAAGTCAATTGATTATGTGGGTGCGGGAACGGTGGAATTTCTCCTTGCTCCCAACGGCGAATTTTATTTCATGGAAATGAATACGCGGATTCAAGTCGAGCATCCAGTTACCGAAATGATTACTGGACTGGACTTGGTGGCTGAGCAAATTCGCATCGCCCAAGGGGAAAAACTGCAGTTGACTCAAGACCAAGTTGTTCTGCGCGGTCACGCGATCGAATGTCGCATTAATGCTGAAGACCCCGACCATGACTTTCGCCCGTCTCCAGGTCGGATCAGCGGCTACTTACCGCCAGGTGGTCCCGGCGTGCGCATGGATTCCCACGTTTACACCGATTATCAAATTCCTCCCTACTACGACTCCTTAATTGCCAAATTAATCGTTTGGGGACCAGATCGTGCCAGCGCGATCAGACGAATGAAACGTGCTTTACGCGAATGTGCTCTAACTGGTTTGCCCACAACAATTAACTTCCATCAAAGAATCCTAGAAACACCAGAATTTTTACAAGGTGACGTTTATACGAACTTTGTCGAACATGTCATGTTCTCGCGGGGAAATTAGAGGTCAAGGGTCAGGATTTCTAGCGCAGAGTTGAGTCAGGAAAATTCTTTCCAAAAATCAAAACTCACGCCTAGCCACTATTCACT from Chroococcidiopsis sp. TS-821 encodes:
- the accC gene encoding acetyl-CoA carboxylase biotin carboxylase subunit produces the protein MHFSKILIANRGEIALRIIRACEEMGIATVAVHSTVDRDSLHVQLADEAVCIGEAPSSKSYLNIPRIIAAALTRNATAIHPGYGFLAENARFAEICADHQITFIGPSPEAIRAMGDKSTAKETMIRAGVPIVPGSDGLLKDELEASAIARQIGYPVIVKATAGGGGRGMRLVRDDSEITKLFLAAQGEAEAAFGNPGLYLEKFIERPRHIEFQILADSYGNVIHLGERDCSIQRRHQKLLEEAPSPALTPELREKMGEAAVKAAKSIDYVGAGTVEFLLAPNGEFYFMEMNTRIQVEHPVTEMITGLDLVAEQIRIAQGEKLQLTQDQVVLRGHAIECRINAEDPDHDFRPSPGRISGYLPPGGPGVRMDSHVYTDYQIPPYYDSLIAKLIVWGPDRASAIRRMKRALRECALTGLPTTINFHQRILETPEFLQGDVYTNFVEHVMFSRGN